Proteins from a genomic interval of Tolypothrix sp. NIES-4075:
- a CDS encoding peptidoglycan-binding domain-containing protein, producing the protein MSTAIKCPTNRPTLQLGASSQFVKEMQKALNQRLAELDTLSDYPLQVLVTSHFEEQTQDAVKYFQCLAFLKTDGIVGKNTWAYLCEGANSLPELSQGSSGSLVKAVQQALKNGKYYSGEVDGIFGTKTTEAIQAFQASRYQQPNGIIGYRTWNALSRFDAHISHCIIDTFD; encoded by the coding sequence ATGTCTACTGCAATTAAATGTCCTACCAATCGACCAACCTTGCAATTAGGTGCAAGCAGTCAATTTGTCAAAGAAATGCAAAAAGCATTAAACCAGCGGCTTGCAGAACTCGATACTTTATCAGATTATCCTCTACAAGTTCTTGTCACAAGTCACTTTGAAGAACAAACCCAAGATGCTGTTAAATATTTTCAGTGTCTTGCCTTCCTGAAAACAGATGGTATTGTCGGAAAAAATACCTGGGCATATCTCTGTGAAGGTGCAAATAGTCTGCCAGAGTTAAGTCAAGGAAGTAGCGGTTCCCTGGTGAAAGCAGTTCAGCAAGCGCTGAAAAATGGTAAATATTATTCTGGTGAGGTCGATGGCATCTTTGGCACGAAAACAACTGAAGCAATACAAGCTTTTCAGGCATCGCGCTATCAACAACCCAATGGCATCATTGGATATCGGACATGGAATGCTTTAAGTAGATTTGATGCCCATATCTCTCACTGTATAATTGATACTTTTGATTAA
- a CDS encoding response regulator transcription factor, translating into MRILIIEDDSRIAKPLAEYLRRQHHIVDITTDGLEGWEWSQSGLYELILLDLMLPKLDGITLCQRLRAASSNALILMLTARDTTGDKIVGLDAGADDYLIKPFDLKELAARIRALARRTPQIHSPILIHGEMQLDPATQQVTYAGSILSLTPKEYMILEYFLRNPNQVVTRSAILDKLWELDKYSGEGSIKTHITNLRNKLRASGSSSDLIENIYGIGYRLRHK; encoded by the coding sequence ATGAGAATTTTAATAATTGAAGATGACTCGCGCATTGCTAAACCATTAGCCGAGTATTTAAGACGACAACACCATATTGTAGATATAACAACCGATGGGCTTGAGGGCTGGGAATGGTCTCAGTCAGGATTATACGAGTTAATTTTATTAGATTTAATGCTTCCTAAATTAGATGGAATCACTCTATGTCAGCGTTTACGTGCGGCTTCATCTAATGCCTTAATATTAATGCTGACAGCACGAGATACAACAGGCGATAAAATTGTTGGACTCGATGCTGGTGCGGATGATTACTTAATTAAGCCATTTGACCTAAAAGAATTAGCAGCACGCATCAGGGCTTTAGCGCGAAGAACTCCACAGATTCATTCGCCAATTTTAATCCACGGGGAAATGCAATTAGACCCAGCAACCCAACAGGTTACTTATGCAGGGAGTATTCTGTCGTTAACTCCTAAAGAATACATGATATTAGAATATTTTTTGAGAAACCCAAATCAAGTTGTGACTCGTTCAGCAATCCTTGACAAACTGTGGGAACTTGATAAATATTCGGGAGAAGGAAGTATCAAAACTCATATTACAAATTTGCGGAATAAACTTAGAGCATCTGGAAGTTCATCAGACTTGATTGAAAATATCTATGGCATTGGTTATCGTTTAAGACACAAGTAA
- a CDS encoding sensor histidine kinase has translation MFQRIRYRLLLSYLVVFASLLGIFAIAVRVAFTRSLNEQITDKLTAIGKGAAANVEFEKGRLKIESDFRPQNLIADRQALQWFDPQGNLITQQGQAILNLPLLPSQIIQIQTGKVPIQAVTVPIITNDNNQLVGYVRVSQSLEEFDETLEKLDWGLGGGIIITLVLSGISGILLTHQAMQPIESSFQRLKQFTADASHELRSPLMAIKINALVPLEYPDEIGPKDAEKFQAIASATNQMTRLTEDLLLLARTDKIPTHNWNTLNLASILENLIQLYQPQAEAKQINLKFQLIGNPQLMGDAVQLTRLFTNLVENALNYTPSKGIVEIKINRVGSQLYVNVQDTGVGIAPEHIDKVFERFWRADRSRSYWSGGSGLGLAIAQAIAQNHGGLISVTSQLGVGSCFTVRLPAS, from the coding sequence GTGTTTCAAAGAATCAGATATCGTTTATTGTTGTCTTACTTAGTGGTGTTCGCATCGCTGCTGGGAATATTTGCGATCGCAGTCCGAGTTGCTTTCACTCGCAGTCTCAATGAACAAATTACAGATAAACTCACAGCCATCGGAAAAGGTGCAGCTGCAAATGTAGAGTTTGAAAAAGGTCGCTTAAAAATTGAAAGTGACTTCCGTCCCCAAAACTTAATTGCTGATCGTCAAGCGTTACAGTGGTTTGATCCTCAAGGAAATTTGATTACCCAACAAGGACAAGCCATCTTAAATTTACCCTTGTTACCAAGCCAAATCATACAAATTCAAACAGGTAAAGTTCCTATCCAAGCAGTAACCGTACCAATTATTACTAATGATAATAATCAATTAGTCGGATATGTAAGAGTAAGTCAATCCCTAGAAGAATTTGATGAGACTCTTGAAAAACTGGATTGGGGCTTAGGTGGTGGGATTATTATAACTTTAGTTCTTAGCGGTATTAGCGGAATTTTACTAACTCATCAAGCAATGCAACCCATTGAGTCAAGTTTTCAAAGGCTCAAACAGTTTACCGCTGATGCTTCCCACGAACTACGCAGTCCGTTAATGGCTATTAAAATTAATGCTCTTGTACCGCTAGAATATCCAGATGAAATAGGACCAAAAGATGCAGAAAAATTTCAGGCGATCGCCAGCGCTACTAACCAAATGACTCGCCTCACCGAAGACTTATTGTTATTAGCACGCACCGATAAAATCCCCACTCATAATTGGAATACTCTCAATTTAGCGTCAATATTAGAGAACCTAATACAACTGTATCAACCTCAAGCTGAAGCCAAGCAAATTAACTTGAAATTTCAATTAATTGGAAATCCTCAGTTAATGGGTGATGCAGTTCAATTAACGCGACTGTTTACTAATTTAGTTGAAAACGCACTCAACTACACACCATCAAAAGGTATAGTAGAAATTAAAATTAATCGTGTCGGTTCCCAGCTTTATGTCAACGTGCAAGATACAGGTGTGGGAATTGCACCAGAGCATATCGACAAGGTTTTTGAGCGTTTTTGGCGAGCAGATCGGTCTCGTTCTTATTGGTCAGGTGGTTCTGGTTTAGGGCTGGCGATCGCTCAAGCTATTGCCCAAAATCACGGTGGATTAATTAGCGTTACGAGTCAATTAGGAGTTGGTAGTTGTTTTACTGTGCGTTTACCAGCTTCTTGA
- a CDS encoding PepSY domain-containing protein, with translation MKTSTKIILAFSFVGTLGLAGLSRVVSAKQPQSFVAIVRQHHSAIQVAEVSDGDGETNDDAQEQQEVAKLQPLAKITAQQAKQAVEASVGGKASNVKLENEDGNLVYAVEIGQQDVKVDAGNGKVLYAENANQEDEKNEATRPKSSIQVQEISDGDRETNDDGK, from the coding sequence ATGAAAACTTCAACAAAAATCATTTTGGCTTTCTCTTTTGTTGGAACTTTGGGACTTGCTGGATTGTCGAGAGTTGTGTCTGCAAAACAACCACAATCTTTCGTAGCAATTGTGCGTCAACATCATAGCGCTATCCAAGTTGCTGAAGTTAGTGATGGTGACGGTGAAACAAACGACGATGCACAAGAACAGCAAGAAGTAGCAAAACTGCAACCGTTAGCTAAAATTACAGCACAACAAGCAAAGCAAGCAGTTGAAGCATCTGTGGGAGGTAAGGCAAGCAACGTCAAACTCGAAAATGAAGATGGGAACTTAGTTTATGCTGTAGAAATTGGTCAGCAAGATGTTAAGGTCGATGCTGGTAATGGCAAGGTTCTCTACGCTGAGAATGCCAATCAAGAAGATGAGAAGAATGAAGCCACTCGTCCCAAGAGTAGTATTCAAGTTCAAGAAATTAGTGATGGCGATCGCGAAACCAATGATGATGGCAAGTAA
- a CDS encoding COG4705 family protein encodes MKKMLNRVPEVTIYFWIIKLLATTVGETAADFLSATLNLGLAVTSYIMSGVLLIALLNQFKLKRYVPASFWFVVVLISIVGTLITDRLVDEFKVSLVTTSVIFSFALLVVFALWYSKEKTLAMHSINTAKRELFYWVAVLFTFALGTATGDLSAEALRVGYAQSALIFGASIAIIALGYYYLRMNAVLAFWLAYILTRPLGASMGDLLSQPAKNGGFGFGTVGTSMLFLCIIASLLIYLSFKQKKPDLLPIDRQD; translated from the coding sequence ATGAAGAAGATGTTAAATAGGGTTCCAGAGGTGACAATTTACTTCTGGATTATTAAGCTTCTGGCAACCACGGTAGGTGAAACCGCAGCAGATTTTCTGTCAGCAACCCTGAACCTTGGTTTAGCCGTTACATCCTACATTATGAGCGGCGTGTTACTGATTGCGCTGTTGAATCAGTTTAAGCTTAAACGCTATGTTCCAGCAAGTTTCTGGTTTGTGGTCGTTTTGATAAGTATCGTTGGCACACTGATCACTGATAGATTGGTAGACGAGTTTAAAGTTAGTTTGGTGACAACTAGTGTAATTTTTAGTTTTGCCTTGTTGGTAGTTTTTGCGCTCTGGTATTCAAAGGAAAAGACATTAGCCATGCACTCCATAAATACAGCTAAAAGAGAGCTTTTTTATTGGGTGGCTGTTTTGTTTACATTTGCCCTGGGCACTGCAACAGGAGACCTCTCAGCAGAGGCTTTGAGAGTGGGTTATGCACAATCAGCACTGATATTTGGCGCTTCAATTGCAATCATAGCGCTCGGTTATTATTACTTGCGGATGAATGCAGTTTTGGCATTCTGGTTAGCTTACATCTTGACTCGTCCGCTTGGAGCATCTATGGGTGATTTACTATCCCAACCTGCTAAAAATGGTGGCTTTGGTTTTGGTACGGTTGGGACTAGTATGCTTTTTCTTTGTATAATTGCAAGTCTGCTTATTTACTTAAGCTTTAAGCAGAAGAAACCAGACTTACTGCCGATTGACCGACAAGACTGA
- a CDS encoding COG4705 family protein codes for MNKVAKVTIFFWIMKIIATTLGETAGDFISMSLGLGYYVAFAVTFAILAILLFFQVQSDRYRPVLYWVAIIATTTAGTEVSDLMDRSLGLGYAVGTLILVAGLLSVLAIWYYRDRDLSVYPIMRKDAETTYWLAVVFSNSLGTAFGDFLTSNLGLSYVQGAFVTGSVIGVVIALHYVTKLSDILLFWLAFIFTRPFGATFGDFLTKPVKNGGLSLPRGYASAIAFILLAVVLFLDVRKEKKVRHPIE; via the coding sequence ATGAACAAAGTTGCAAAAGTCACAATTTTCTTCTGGATCATGAAGATCATCGCCACGACGCTCGGCGAGACGGCAGGTGACTTCATCTCTATGTCTCTCGGACTGGGGTATTACGTAGCCTTTGCCGTAACGTTCGCCATTCTGGCTATTCTCCTGTTTTTTCAAGTTCAATCAGACAGATATCGTCCAGTCCTTTACTGGGTGGCTATCATCGCCACAACCACAGCCGGAACCGAAGTTTCAGACCTGATGGATCGATCTCTCGGACTGGGCTACGCAGTGGGAACGCTTATCCTGGTAGCCGGTCTGTTGAGCGTTCTTGCCATCTGGTACTACCGGGATCGGGATCTGAGCGTTTATCCGATTATGAGGAAAGACGCAGAGACCACCTATTGGCTGGCTGTCGTGTTCTCCAACAGTCTGGGAACCGCCTTTGGTGACTTTCTGACAAGCAACTTGGGACTGAGCTATGTACAGGGCGCATTCGTGACAGGCAGCGTCATTGGTGTTGTCATCGCCCTTCACTACGTAACAAAATTGAGCGATATTCTCCTATTCTGGCTCGCGTTCATCTTCACGCGACCCTTCGGAGCCACCTTCGGAGATTTTCTTACCAAACCAGTCAAAAATGGTGGTCTATCACTGCCAAGGGGCTATGCTTCGGCGATCGCCTTTATCCTACTGGCGGTTGTCCTATTCTTGGACGTGCGAAAGGAGAAAAAAGTACGTCACCCAATTGAGTGA
- a CDS encoding thermonuclease family protein, whose translation MTLIQGNFRILKTAPDGDSIRFYPQNPELWKTLQTPVSTNRSGGAQLRLDAIDALETHYRPKMGSIGIQHQPAEFADAAAGELLKFLGFQNVTRGSNQVITAAEPEEVPGFILTRFADTYGRSVAFVFKGDSEQEDGSSIYLEKSLLKKSANSHLLAKGLVYPTFYSKLYPDIRKQLIAVTEKARSDKKGLWTSDKTNKGFLLEELETITDKVVILPKLFRRLLDYLAINDGSVALDGFINFLESKKDKVIILPDSHVTGFYFVVKVDGQNIKLTVQPEDLVFMEK comes from the coding sequence ATGACGCTGATCCAGGGCAACTTCAGAATCCTAAAAACTGCTCCTGATGGCGATTCTATCCGCTTTTATCCGCAAAACCCCGAATTGTGGAAGACATTGCAGACACCAGTCAGCACCAACCGTTCAGGAGGTGCCCAGCTGCGTTTGGATGCGATCGATGCACTGGAAACACATTATCGCCCGAAAATGGGTAGTATAGGCATACAGCACCAGCCTGCGGAATTTGCTGATGCTGCTGCTGGTGAACTGTTAAAATTTTTAGGATTTCAAAACGTTACCCGTGGTTCCAATCAAGTAATTACTGCTGCCGAACCCGAAGAAGTACCTGGTTTCATCCTCACCCGTTTTGCAGACACGTATGGCAGATCTGTAGCTTTTGTTTTTAAAGGCGATTCAGAACAAGAAGATGGCAGCAGCATCTATTTAGAAAAATCTTTACTAAAAAAGAGCGCAAATTCTCATCTTTTAGCTAAAGGGTTAGTTTACCCTACGTTTTACTCCAAATTATATCCTGATATCCGCAAGCAATTGATTGCTGTCACCGAAAAAGCTCGTAGTGATAAAAAGGGTTTATGGACATCAGATAAAACTAACAAAGGTTTTCTCTTGGAAGAGTTAGAAACTATCACCGACAAAGTTGTTATTTTACCAAAACTGTTTCGTCGGCTGCTTGATTATCTCGCTATTAATGATGGTAGTGTAGCTCTAGACGGATTTATCAACTTTCTGGAATCTAAGAAAGATAAAGTGATAATTCTCCCAGATAGTCATGTTACAGGATTTTATTTTGTGGTGAAAGTGGATGGTCAAAATATCAAACTAACTGTTCAACCTGAAGATTTAGTTTTTATGGAGAAATAG
- a CDS encoding alpha/beta hydrolase — translation MGHRAWGMGNGEWAMGNGEWRKMRYQLPIPNSQLPITNAQLPMPNAQFPITTEKELP, via the coding sequence ATGGGGCATAGGGCATGGGGAATGGGCAATGGGGAATGGGCAATGGGGAATGGGGAATGGAGAAAAATGCGTTACCAATTACCAATTCCCAATTCCCAATTACCAATTACCAATGCCCAATTACCAATGCCCAATGCCCAATTCCCCATTACCACCGAAAAAGAGTTACCCTAA
- a CDS encoding ABC transporter permease subunit (The N-terminal region of this protein, as described by TIGR01726, is a three transmembrane segment that identifies a subfamily of ABC transporter permease subunits, which specificities that include histidine, arginine, glutamine, glutamate, L-cystine (sic), the opines (in Agrobacterium) octopine and nopaline, etc.) — MKKLKALLFTVLFAAMLAISVVTSYSNPLQASSVGKDTLTLITSPDYPPYEYYDTKGGDRKIIGFDVDIANTIAKQLGFQLKVMESDFNGLIPALQANRADFVMAGMTPTPERKKNADFSIIYYEAKDTIVAPKSSNLKQPQDLAGKRVGVQLGTIQETNAKKIAQKVTGVQLKQLNKVPEAIQEIKSRRIDAAIVEDTVAKGFAQANPDLEFNLIPSEEGSGSAIAFPKNSALVEPFNKVLQQMKDKGEIQQLATKWFSQNTAASSSAPAPKTGLNLDFSRIIPDIPFILQGIPLTLLFTLLSVFLGLIWGTVLSLFKIADIKPLTLFANAYTSVFRGTPLLLQLALVYYATPQLTGYDISALQAAVLTFTLNSGAYMSETIRGGIQAVDKGQSEAAMSMGVSYWLMMWDVILPQALKNILPALVNETIGLLKDSALVSTIGVVEILRSAQIIGANKYIYFEPLLFAGLIYYVLVMGLTFGASALETRLRRSE, encoded by the coding sequence ATGAAGAAACTCAAAGCTTTGTTATTTACGGTGCTGTTTGCGGCAATGCTGGCTATTAGCGTCGTTACGAGTTACAGTAATCCTCTACAAGCTTCGTCTGTGGGGAAAGACACGCTGACGTTGATTACCTCACCCGATTATCCTCCCTACGAGTATTACGACACCAAAGGAGGCGATCGCAAAATTATTGGCTTTGATGTTGATATTGCGAATACTATTGCCAAACAACTCGGATTTCAACTTAAGGTGATGGAGTCGGATTTCAACGGCTTAATTCCCGCACTGCAAGCAAATCGGGCTGATTTTGTCATGGCTGGGATGACTCCCACCCCAGAACGCAAGAAAAACGCCGATTTCTCGATTATCTATTACGAAGCCAAAGATACGATTGTCGCGCCGAAAAGTAGCAACCTGAAGCAACCGCAAGACCTTGCAGGTAAAAGAGTCGGTGTCCAATTGGGGACAATTCAGGAAACAAACGCCAAGAAAATTGCCCAAAAAGTTACAGGTGTCCAGTTAAAACAACTCAACAAAGTGCCGGAAGCAATTCAAGAAATTAAATCGCGGCGAATTGATGCGGCTATTGTTGAGGATACCGTGGCGAAGGGATTCGCGCAAGCTAATCCAGATTTAGAATTTAATCTAATTCCTTCAGAGGAGGGAAGTGGATCGGCGATCGCTTTCCCGAAAAACTCTGCTTTAGTTGAACCTTTCAACAAAGTTCTTCAGCAAATGAAGGATAAAGGTGAAATACAACAATTAGCAACCAAATGGTTTTCTCAAAACACTGCTGCATCCTCATCAGCACCCGCACCCAAAACCGGACTGAATCTCGACTTTAGCAGAATCATTCCCGACATTCCCTTTATTCTTCAGGGAATACCTTTAACTCTTTTGTTCACTTTATTATCAGTATTTTTAGGTTTAATTTGGGGGACTGTATTATCCTTATTTAAAATTGCCGACATCAAGCCGCTGACTTTATTTGCTAATGCCTACACTTCTGTATTTCGAGGCACTCCGCTGCTTTTACAATTGGCTTTAGTTTACTACGCAACGCCTCAACTTACAGGTTATGATATTTCCGCATTGCAGGCGGCTGTGTTAACTTTTACCCTCAACTCTGGCGCGTACATGTCAGAAACTATTCGCGGAGGAATTCAAGCAGTAGATAAAGGACAAAGTGAAGCAGCGATGTCAATGGGTGTTTCTTATTGGTTGATGATGTGGGATGTAATTTTACCCCAAGCTTTAAAGAACATTTTACCAGCTTTGGTGAATGAAACTATCGGACTATTAAAAGATTCGGCATTGGTGTCAACAATTGGTGTGGTGGAAATTTTACGCAGCGCTCAAATTATCGGCGCAAATAAATATATCTACTTTGAGCCGTTGTTGTTTGCAGGATTGATTTACTATGTTTTAGTCATGGGTTTGACTTTCGGTGCTTCCGCTTTAGAAACAAGATTAAGGCGAAGTGAGTAA
- a CDS encoding amino acid ABC transporter ATP-binding protein, whose protein sequence is MNQAVIRTEFLCKSFGKLDVLKDISTEIYQGEVVAILGPSGSGKSTFLRCMNLLERPTKGRVYFYEQEITNSKTNILKVRSSLVMVFQHFNLFPHMTVLQNVTYAPIKVKKVDKQQAKQKGLELLSKVGLVEKADVYPSKLSGGQKQRVAIARALAMEPQMILFDEPTSALDPEMVKDVLDVMKGLAQSEITMAIVTHEMGFAREVASRIMFLDQGTLAEDTTPSEFFQNPQCDRAKQFLEKML, encoded by the coding sequence ATGAATCAAGCTGTAATTCGCACGGAATTTTTATGTAAGTCTTTTGGGAAGCTCGATGTTCTGAAAGATATTTCGACGGAGATTTATCAGGGTGAAGTCGTTGCTATTCTTGGTCCTTCGGGTTCGGGTAAGTCTACTTTTCTACGATGTATGAATTTGCTGGAACGTCCGACGAAAGGACGAGTTTACTTTTATGAACAAGAAATCACCAACTCTAAAACAAACATTCTCAAAGTTCGCTCTTCTTTGGTGATGGTGTTTCAACACTTTAATTTGTTTCCTCACATGACGGTGCTGCAAAATGTGACTTATGCACCGATTAAGGTGAAAAAAGTTGATAAGCAACAAGCAAAACAGAAAGGGTTAGAGTTACTTAGTAAAGTCGGTTTGGTAGAAAAAGCTGATGTTTACCCATCTAAATTATCTGGAGGACAAAAACAACGAGTTGCGATCGCTCGCGCTTTAGCAATGGAACCGCAGATGATTTTGTTCGATGAACCAACCTCAGCTTTAGATCCAGAAATGGTCAAAGATGTATTGGACGTGATGAAAGGTTTAGCACAATCAGAAATCACGATGGCGATTGTAACTCATGAAATGGGATTCGCTAGAGAAGTAGCCAGTCGAATTATGTTTCTCGATCAAGGAACTCTCGCAGAAGATACCACACCAAGCGAATTTTTCCAAAATCCGCAATGCGATCGCGCAAAGCAATTTCTCGAAAAAATGCTGTAA
- a CDS encoding lysophospholipid acyltransferase family protein — protein MKSTSQEQPISHPPLTKATIQRAKEGVAYARNDRANNAIAEALMSAEAGAEEKISGEVRRKVLRTIIHTLFQIKVEFPERIPQTPALIAANHLNHIDPFLLLSELPANPYYHILGDARTLYNNWWKRLFLRLAKGVIPLERIWKEEIAVISGAKAGRSDLAQLADDIQQHVPQGNSIETLRRLDRIVQGIFACGDGIILFPEGRLGSVEGELQLPLKRGAAIYALRSGTPIVPVALIGSQDLYLKKELTLRFGEALIFPESHRPKSKEIQTVLDELQAALLALLPKDYHEPQEPKLLRHFLNRMFW, from the coding sequence ATGAAATCCACCTCACAGGAACAGCCAATTTCTCATCCACCACTGACAAAAGCAACAATTCAACGAGCAAAAGAGGGTGTTGCTTACGCACGCAACGATCGCGCTAATAATGCGATCGCCGAAGCGCTAATGTCAGCAGAAGCTGGTGCAGAGGAGAAAATCAGCGGTGAGGTGCGACGAAAAGTGTTGCGAACTATAATTCACACTCTTTTTCAAATTAAAGTTGAATTTCCCGAACGCATTCCTCAAACACCCGCGCTAATTGCAGCTAATCATCTCAACCACATCGATCCATTTCTCCTACTATCAGAGTTGCCTGCAAACCCCTACTACCATATTTTGGGCGATGCCCGCACACTTTACAACAATTGGTGGAAACGTTTATTTCTACGTTTAGCTAAAGGAGTTATTCCCCTAGAACGTATTTGGAAAGAAGAAATTGCAGTGATTTCAGGTGCAAAAGCAGGACGTTCAGATTTAGCTCAATTGGCAGATGATATTCAACAACATGTCCCTCAAGGCAATTCTATAGAGACACTGCGACGTTTAGATCGCATCGTTCAAGGCATTTTTGCTTGTGGAGATGGAATTATTTTGTTTCCAGAGGGGAGACTTGGCAGCGTTGAAGGTGAATTGCAATTACCCCTCAAGCGTGGTGCAGCAATTTATGCTTTACGTTCTGGGACACCGATTGTACCTGTAGCGCTCATCGGTAGTCAAGATTTGTATTTGAAGAAAGAATTAACTCTGCGTTTTGGTGAAGCGTTAATTTTTCCTGAATCTCATCGACCAAAGTCGAAAGAAATACAAACAGTCTTGGATGAATTGCAAGCAGCGCTGCTTGCTTTGTTACCAAAAGATTATCATGAACCACAAGAACCAAAGTTATTACGTCACTTTTTGAATCGCATGTTTTGGTGA